One Corythoichthys intestinalis isolate RoL2023-P3 chromosome 9, ASM3026506v1, whole genome shotgun sequence DNA window includes the following coding sequences:
- the ahcy gene encoding adenosylhomocysteinase, translated as MSQKLPFKVADISQAEWGRKAIAIAENEMPGLMKMRELYGASKPLAGARIAGCLHMTLQTAVLIETLTELGAEVQWSSCNIFSTQDHAAAAIAKSGVPVYAWKGETDEEYMWCIEQTIYFKDNQPLNMILDDGGDLTNLVHTKYPKLLQGIRGLSEETTTGVHNLYKMMKKGELKVPAINVNDSVTKSKFDNLYGCRESLIDGIKRATDVMIAGKVAVVAGYGDVGKGCVQALRAFGARVIVTEIDPINALQAAMEGYEVTTMDEACLEGNIFVTTTGCEDIIQGHHFSSMKDDAIVCNIGHFDCEIDMSWLNENAVEKINIKPQVDRYRMKSGRHIIVLAEGRLVNLGCAMGHPSFVMSNSFTNQVLAQIELWTNTAKYPVGVYFLPKKLDEQVAAAHLDKLGVKLTKLTDKQAKYLGLPVEGPFKPDHYRY; from the exons ATGTCCCAGAAACTCCCCTTTAAAGTTG CCGACATCAGCCAAGCGGAGTGGGGGCGCAAGGCCATCGCCATCGCCGAAAATGAGATGCCGGGCCTGATGAAGATGAGGGAGCTGTACGGTGCCTCCAAGCCGCTGGCTGGCGCGCGGATCGCCGGGTGCCTGCACATGACGCTGCAGACCGCTGTCCTGATCGAGACGCTCACCGAGCTCGGGGCCGAG gtccaGTGGTCCAGTTGTAACATCTTCTCCACTCAGGACCACGCGGCTGCCGCCATTGCCAAATCTGGTGTACCAG TGTATGCGTGGAAGGGCGAGACGGACGAGGAGTACATGTGGTGCATCGAGCAGACCATCTACTTCAAAGACAACCAACCCCTCAACATGATCCTGGACGATGGCGGCGACCTCACCAACTTGGTCCACACTAAGTACCCCAAGCTGCTCCAAG GCATTCGTGGCCTGTCTGAAGAGACAACCACGGGTGTCCACAACCTCTACAAGATGATGAAGAAGGGTGAGCTGAAGGTGCCCGCCATCAACGTTAATGACTCCGTCACCAAG agCAAGTTTGACAACTTGTACGGCTGTCGCGAGAGCTTGATCGATGGCATCAAGCGTGCCACAGATGTGATGATCGCCGGCAAGGTGGCGGTGGTAGCTGGCTACGGCGACGTGGGCAAAGGCTGCGTGCAGGCCCTGCGTGCGTTCGGCGCCCGCGTTATCGTCACAGAGATCGACCCCATCAATGCCCTGCAGGCCGCCATGGAGG GCTATGAGGTGACCACCATGGATGAAGCCTGCCTGGAAGGCAACATTTTTGTCACCACCACCGGCTGCGAGGACATTATTCAGGGACA CCACTTCAGCAGCATGAAGGATGACGCCATCGTGTGCAATATCGGGCATTTCGACTGCGAGATCGACATGAGCTGGCTGAACGAAAATGCCGTGGAGAAGATCAACATCAAGCCGCAGGTGGACCGCTACCGGATGAAGAGCGGGCGCCACATCATCGTGCTGGCTGAGGGCAGGCTGGTCAATCTGGGCTGCGCCATGGGACACCCCTCCTTTGTCATGAGCAACTCCTTCACCAATCAG GTTCTTGCTCAGATCGAATTGTGGACCAACACCGCCAAATACCCCGTGGGGGTCTACTTCCTCCCCAAAAAG TTGGACGAGCAGGTAGCAGCGGCCCACTTAGACAAACTGGGCGTGAAGCTGACCAAGCTGACGGACAAACAGGCTAAATATTTGGGCCTTCCCGTGGAAGGCCCCTTCAAGCCCGACCACTACCGCTACTGA